A stretch of the Oncorhynchus clarkii lewisi isolate Uvic-CL-2024 unplaced genomic scaffold, UVic_Ocla_1.0 unplaced_contig_5644_pilon_pilon, whole genome shotgun sequence genome encodes the following:
- the LOC139393705 gene encoding putative leucine-rich repeat-containing protein DDB_G0290503 yields MVIDDDTSPNKPSVTFSANFPWWKRPSGIAAVCLGLLCVLLLAGIIGLFVYYGVIDHHYSTERDQQTSYSLLTKEGDQQPTSYNNLTKEGQQLQTGYNTLTKERDQLQSSYNNLTEERDELQTSYNTLTKDRDQLQSSYNNLTEERDQLQTSYNTVTKERDQLQSRYNNLTEERDELQTSYNTLTKERDQLQTSYNTLNKNIDQLQTSYNTLTKERDQLQTSYNNLAEERDELQTSYNTLTQKRDQLQNSLATKIKEKDQLQNTLNTITQERDQLQNSLNTKTKDRDQLRNTLTTITRERDQLQNSLNNRTIERDQLQNHLNTTTTEIDKLKKSVENRTMERDQLQKERERLNCNITVPANIQQLCTAIEVEWDKIPQATINSLINSM; encoded by the exons ATGGTTATTGATGACGACACGTCTCCCAACAAGCCCAGTGTTACATTTTCAG CTAATTTTCCATGGTGGAAGAGACCCTCTGGAAttgctgcagtgtgtctggggctgctgtgtgttctcctattggctgggatcataggcctgtTTGTCTACT ATGGCGTCATCGATCATCACtactcaacagagagagaccaacagACCAGTTACAGCCTTCTGACTAAAGAAGGAGATCAGCAACCAACCAGTTATAATAACTTGACTAAAGAGGGACAACAGCTACAGACaggttacaacaccctgactaaagagagagaccagctacagagcagttacaacaacctgactgaagagagagatgagctacagaccagttacaacaccctgactaaagataGAGACCAGCTACAGAGCAGTTACAAtaacctgactgaagagagagaccagctacagaccagttacaacaccgtgactaaagagagagaccagctacagagcagatacaacaacctgactgaagagagagacgagctacagaccagttacaacaccctgactaaagagagagaccagctacagaccagttacaacaccctgaataaaaatatagaccagctacagaccagttacaacaccctgactaaagagagagaccagctacagaccagttacaacaacctggctgaagagagagatgagctacagaccagttacaacaccctgactcaaaagagagaccagctacagaataGTCTCGCAACCAAAATTAAGGAGAAAGACCAGTTGCAGAATACTCTCAACACAATAACTCAGGAAAGAGATCAACTGCAGAATAGTCTTAATACCAAAACTAAGGACAGAGACCAGTTGCGGAATACTCTCACCACAATAACTCGGGAGAGAGACCAGTTGCAGAATAGTCTAAATAACAGgaccatagagagagaccagttacagaatcatctcaataccacaaccactgaaattgacaagttgaagaAGAGTGTGGAGAATAGAACTATGGAGCGTGACCAGCtacagaaggagagggaaaggctgAACTGTAATATCACAG